Proteins encoded together in one Bacteroides ovatus window:
- a CDS encoding glycoside hydrolase family 88 protein yields the protein MKKIVVGLAVMLGFCMCTHKPSGTLDVNKALDYCAEQTQRTLTELKTDSGIDYTMMPRNIMADEHHWNCRKATKEEWCAGFWPGVLWYDYEYTQDKHILEEAKKFTNSLEFLSRIPAYDHDLGFLVFCSYGNGYRLTKDPAYKKVILDTADSLATLFNPVVGTMLSWPREVEPRNWPHNTIMDNMINLEMLFWAAKNGGNPYLYDVAVSHADKTMKCQFRPDYTSYHVAVYDTITGNLIKGVTHQGYADSTMWARGQAWAIYGYTVVYRETKDPKYLDFAQKVTDVYLERLPEDKVPYWDFSAPGIPDAPRDASAAAVVASALLELSTYLPNGTGKRYKDAAIEMLASLNSDSYQSGKSKPSFLLHSVGHWPAHSEIDASIIYADYYYIEALLRLKRLQEGKNVIK from the coding sequence ATGAAAAAGATTGTAGTAGGTCTGGCTGTGATGTTAGGTTTTTGTATGTGCACTCACAAGCCTTCCGGTACATTGGATGTGAATAAGGCATTAGACTATTGTGCAGAGCAGACACAACGTACGCTTACGGAACTGAAAACAGATTCCGGCATTGACTATACGATGATGCCACGTAACATTATGGCTGACGAACACCACTGGAACTGTCGTAAGGCAACGAAAGAAGAATGGTGTGCCGGTTTCTGGCCGGGTGTGCTCTGGTATGATTACGAATATACACAGGATAAGCATATTCTGGAAGAAGCGAAGAAGTTTACGAACTCATTGGAATTCCTTTCTCGAATACCAGCTTATGACCATGATTTGGGATTTCTCGTATTCTGCAGTTATGGAAACGGCTATCGCTTGACGAAAGATCCTGCTTATAAGAAAGTGATTCTGGATACGGCCGATTCGCTGGCTACTTTATTCAATCCGGTTGTAGGAACAATGCTTTCGTGGCCTCGTGAAGTGGAACCACGCAACTGGCCTCACAACACAATCATGGATAACATGATTAATCTCGAAATGCTTTTCTGGGCAGCAAAGAATGGTGGAAATCCTTATTTGTATGATGTTGCCGTTTCTCATGCTGATAAAACAATGAAATGTCAGTTCCGTCCCGATTATACATCCTACCATGTAGCAGTCTATGATACCATCACTGGTAATCTGATAAAAGGAGTAACCCATCAGGGCTATGCAGACAGTACCATGTGGGCGCGTGGTCAAGCATGGGCAATCTACGGATATACTGTAGTCTATCGGGAGACGAAAGATCCTAAATATCTTGATTTCGCACAGAAAGTGACAGATGTTTATCTCGAACGTCTGCCGGAAGATAAGGTTCCTTATTGGGATTTCAGTGCCCCGGGAATACCGGATGCTCCGCGTGACGCTTCGGCTGCGGCAGTAGTGGCCTCTGCTTTGCTTGAACTATCTACTTACCTCCCGAATGGAACCGGAAAACGTTATAAAGATGCAGCTATTGAAATGCTGGCAAGCCTGAACTCTGACAGTTATCAGAGTGGCAAGAGCAAACCGTCCTTTCTGCTTCATAGCGTAGGACATTGGCCGGCTCATTCAGAGATAGATGCCTCTATTATTTATGCAGATTATTACTACATTGAAGCATTGCTTCGGTTGAAACGTCTGCAAGAAGGAAAGAATGTAATTAAATAA
- a CDS encoding TlpA family protein disulfide reductase — MKQCIKTNGVLFFFCLISLIITAQEQSVQSNIKCLNYPSSFELLLRHFKGKIVYIDVMASWCKPCLAELKEYEKTDDFFKKNDIVRLFISIDEPKDWNACLKRLDERLLNGYFVTYHRPENSVENNKFSVEVEKLFVTYDEKGNFAGLSVPQFIIVNREGTIVEYKAQRPSNPEELKNQLKQYLE, encoded by the coding sequence ATGAAACAGTGCATTAAAACAAATGGAGTTTTATTCTTTTTTTGTTTGATATCATTAATCATTACTGCACAGGAGCAATCAGTGCAGTCTAATATCAAATGCTTGAATTATCCTAGTTCGTTTGAGTTATTGCTTCGGCATTTTAAAGGAAAAATTGTATATATTGATGTAATGGCATCTTGGTGTAAACCCTGTCTGGCAGAACTCAAAGAATATGAAAAAACAGATGATTTTTTCAAAAAGAATGATATTGTAAGACTTTTTATTTCAATAGATGAACCCAAGGATTGGAATGCCTGTTTGAAAAGATTGGATGAAAGATTATTAAATGGGTATTTTGTCACCTATCATCGACCAGAGAATAGTGTTGAGAATAATAAATTTTCTGTTGAAGTGGAGAAGTTGTTTGTCACTTATGATGAGAAAGGTAATTTCGCCGGGCTTTCAGTTCCTCAGTTTATTATTGTTAATAGGGAGGGAACTATTGTAGAATATAAGGCACAAAGACCAAGCAATCCGGAGGAATTGAAGAATCAGTTGAAACAATACTTGGAATAA
- a CDS encoding copper resistance protein NlpE N-terminal domain-containing protein, with translation MKKVIMLAAVVAALASCQSKANKAAEAQADSLALAMTPITELTEVYEGTLPAADGPGIDYVLTLNAATDGVDTAYTLDMTYLDAEGQGQNKTFTSKGKQQTVHKVVNKKPVTAVKLTPKDGEAPMYFVIVNDTTLRLVNDSLQEAVSDLNYDIIKVKQ, from the coding sequence ATGAAAAAAGTAATTATGTTAGCAGCAGTCGTAGCTGCTTTGGCATCATGCCAATCAAAAGCAAACAAAGCCGCAGAGGCACAAGCAGACAGTCTAGCTCTTGCGATGACTCCGATTACCGAATTAACTGAAGTTTATGAAGGTACTCTTCCTGCTGCCGACGGTCCGGGTATTGACTATGTACTGACCCTGAACGCTGCAACTGACGGTGTGGATACTGCGTATACACTGGATATGACTTACCTCGATGCTGAAGGTCAAGGACAAAACAAGACTTTCACTTCAAAAGGAAAACAACAAACAGTACACAAGGTTGTGAACAAAAAACCTGTTACTGCTGTTAAGTTAACTCCGAAGGATGGTGAAGCTCCGATGTATTTCGTGATTGTAAATGACACCACTCTTCGTCTGGTGAACGATAGCTTGCAAGAAGCTGTCAGCGATCTGAATTATGACATCATCAAGGTAAAACAATAA
- a CDS encoding hemolysin family protein produces MEFLIILFLLILNGIFAMYEIALVSSSKARLETLVAKGNKSARGVLKQLEEPEKFLSTIQIGITLIGIVSGAYGGVAIADDLVPFFSLIPGAEAYARNLAMITTVAIITYLSLIIGELVPKSIALSNPERYATLFSPVMILLTKVSYPFVWLLSVSTRLLNKLIGLKSEERPMTQEEIKMILHQSSEQGVIDKEETEMIRDVFRFSDKRANELMTHRRDLIILHPDDTQEKVMKIIEEEHYSKYLLVDERKDEIIGVVSVKDIILMVGNKKVFNLREIARPPLFIPESLYANKVLELFKKNKNKFGVVVNEYGSTEGIITLHDLTESIFGDILEEDEMEEEEIVTRQDGSMLVEASMNIDDFMEEMGILSYEDLESEDFTTLGGLAMFLIGRIPKAGDIFTYKNLQFEVVDMDRGRVDKLLVIKRDDEQE; encoded by the coding sequence ATGGAATTTCTTATCATACTTTTCTTACTTATACTGAATGGCATTTTTGCCATGTATGAAATTGCGTTGGTATCATCCAGCAAAGCACGTCTTGAAACACTTGTCGCAAAAGGTAACAAATCAGCCCGAGGAGTTTTAAAACAATTGGAAGAACCGGAAAAGTTCTTGTCTACCATTCAGATTGGTATCACGCTGATCGGTATCGTATCCGGTGCGTATGGTGGTGTGGCTATTGCCGACGACCTCGTACCTTTCTTTTCTCTCATTCCGGGCGCAGAAGCATACGCACGCAACCTGGCAATGATTACTACCGTAGCAATCATCACCTATCTTTCTCTGATTATCGGAGAGCTGGTTCCTAAATCCATTGCTCTTAGTAATCCGGAGCGGTACGCCACTTTGTTCAGCCCGGTCATGATTCTGCTGACGAAGGTTTCTTATCCTTTTGTGTGGTTGCTAAGCGTCTCTACCCGGTTACTGAACAAACTTATCGGTCTGAAAAGCGAAGAACGCCCCATGACACAGGAGGAAATCAAAATGATTCTGCATCAAAGTTCGGAGCAGGGTGTGATTGACAAAGAGGAAACGGAAATGATACGCGACGTATTCCGTTTCTCTGATAAACGCGCCAACGAACTGATGACACATCGCAGAGATCTTATTATCCTTCATCCCGATGATACACAGGAAAAGGTGATGAAGATTATTGAAGAAGAACATTACAGTAAATATCTATTGGTAGACGAACGGAAAGATGAGATTATCGGTGTGGTTTCCGTAAAGGATATTATCCTAATGGTAGGCAACAAAAAGGTGTTTAACCTGCGCGAAATTGCCCGTCCTCCCCTCTTTATTCCGGAAAGTTTGTATGCAAATAAAGTTTTAGAGCTATTTAAGAAGAACAAAAACAAGTTCGGAGTTGTTGTTAACGAGTATGGCAGCACAGAAGGCATTATCACACTGCACGACCTGACCGAAAGTATCTTCGGAGACATCCTTGAAGAGGATGAAATGGAAGAAGAAGAAATCGTCACTAGGCAGGATGGTTCAATGCTGGTGGAAGCTTCAATGAATATCGACGACTTCATGGAGGAAATGGGTATCCTATCCTACGAAGATCTGGAATCGGAAGACTTCACCACTCTGGGTGGATTGGCCATGTTCCTGATTGGTCGCATCCCGAAAGCAGGAGACATCTTCACCTACAAGAATCTGCAATTCGAAGTGGTGGACATGGACCGCGGACGAGTAGACAAACTGCTTGTCATCAAACGGGACGATGAACAGGAATAG